The following proteins are co-located in the Imtechella halotolerans genome:
- a CDS encoding zinc metalloprotease, giving the protein MKKFLISAITLTLALSSCSSDSTQNDATEELHATTRNCYSTEHLANQIAADPSLAIRMQQVEEFTKQVLRDPNAMRVLADGTLEIPVHVNVLYNKTAENVSNAQIQSQIDVLNEDFGGYNPDYSDIPAIFQDAASGDIKIRFVWSQENTTRKKTNKRSWRTNDDIKKSSRGGIDPTNCSTTLNIWVGVLSNNILGYAQFPGGNCATDGVVIHTNAFGRGNYALFSSFNKGRTATHEVGHYFNLRHIWGDATCGNDFVADTPTHNTSNGGCPTFPHYSTCSGTPVEMTMNYMDYTNDACMYMFTSGQAARMQATYTTGGPRASLR; this is encoded by the coding sequence ATGAAAAAATTTCTTATTTCAGCCATCACCTTAACGTTAGCATTATCTTCATGTAGTTCTGATTCCACTCAGAATGACGCTACCGAAGAGCTTCATGCCACTACTCGTAACTGTTATTCAACTGAGCACCTAGCCAACCAAATTGCAGCCGATCCATCTCTAGCTATACGCATGCAACAAGTAGAGGAATTTACAAAACAAGTATTAAGGGATCCTAATGCCATGAGAGTTCTTGCGGATGGAACATTAGAAATTCCTGTACATGTAAACGTATTATACAACAAAACAGCAGAAAATGTTTCAAACGCTCAGATTCAATCTCAAATTGATGTATTAAACGAAGATTTTGGAGGCTATAATCCAGACTACTCAGACATTCCCGCAATTTTTCAAGATGCAGCTTCGGGAGACATAAAAATTCGTTTTGTGTGGTCACAAGAAAACACAACCCGTAAAAAAACAAACAAAAGAAGCTGGAGAACTAACGATGATATAAAAAAATCATCTAGAGGAGGAATTGATCCTACCAACTGTTCTACTACTCTTAACATTTGGGTTGGGGTTTTATCAAATAACATCCTAGGCTATGCGCAATTCCCAGGTGGAAATTGTGCTACAGATGGTGTTGTAATTCACACCAACGCCTTTGGTAGAGGAAATTATGCCTTGTTTAGTTCCTTTAATAAAGGTAGAACTGCGACTCACGAAGTTGGTCACTACTTTAACCTTCGTCACATTTGGGGAGATGCTACTTGTGGAAATGATTTCGTAGCAGACACCCCTACACACAATACATCTAATGGAGGATGTCCTACATTCCCGCACTACAGCACTTGTTCAGGCACCCCTGTAGAAATGACAATGAACTATATGGATTATACCAATGATGCTTGTATGTATATGTTCACCTCTGGCCAAGCTGCTCGTATGCAAGCCACCTATACCACAGGAGGACCAAGAGCTTCCTTACGTTAA
- a CDS encoding AI-2E family transporter has translation MNSKTISTGILRALGILLLIALILFFLYKIRAVVVYIILASVVALIGRPVVKFLTVRLKFKITFAVLCTLSLMMGGIVGFLLLFIPLLIQQGQNLALLDINALQNNITLLFENLITHFNWSKSTMEQWLSNINVLDILNLKTIPEMLNSFLSTIGSFGAGFFSVIFISFFFLKDSKLFEQMILTMVPDNKESRVQNSMDTIKNLLSRYFIGLLLQILILFIIYTIVLLIFGIPNAFMIALLCALLNLIPYVGPVIGFFLMTFLTMTSNLGSDFSSIVIPKTIYVMIGFLIGQFIDNNLSQPIIFSKSVKSHPLEIFLIIIIGGFLFGVTGMVVAVPGYTALKVILKEFLAENKIVKSLTKNI, from the coding sequence ATGAACTCAAAAACTATTTCTACAGGAATTCTAAGAGCTTTAGGAATTTTACTCTTAATAGCCTTAATTCTATTCTTTTTATATAAAATTCGCGCCGTAGTTGTATACATCATTTTAGCTTCGGTTGTTGCCCTAATTGGCAGACCTGTGGTAAAGTTCCTAACCGTTAGACTCAAATTTAAAATTACATTTGCCGTATTATGTACGCTATCGTTGATGATGGGAGGAATTGTAGGCTTTTTATTATTATTTATTCCCCTTCTTATTCAACAAGGTCAAAATTTAGCCCTATTAGATATTAATGCTTTACAAAACAACATAACACTTCTATTTGAAAATCTTATTACTCATTTCAATTGGAGTAAGTCAACCATGGAGCAATGGCTTTCCAATATAAATGTACTTGATATCCTAAACTTGAAAACTATACCAGAAATGCTAAACAGTTTCCTTAGCACTATTGGAAGTTTCGGAGCTGGTTTTTTCTCCGTAATTTTTATTTCTTTCTTTTTTTTAAAGGATAGTAAACTCTTTGAACAAATGATTCTAACAATGGTTCCTGATAACAAAGAATCTCGTGTTCAAAATTCCATGGACACCATTAAAAACCTTCTATCCAGATACTTTATTGGATTACTACTTCAAATTTTAATACTTTTCATCATTTATACGATTGTATTGCTCATATTTGGCATTCCCAATGCCTTTATGATAGCTTTATTGTGCGCCCTACTCAATTTAATCCCTTACGTAGGACCCGTTATAGGATTTTTCCTTATGACCTTTTTAACCATGACCAGCAACCTTGGCAGTGATTTTAGCAGCATAGTTATCCCAAAAACAATCTATGTAATGATCGGATTTTTAATAGGCCAATTCATCGATAACAACTTAAGTCAACCTATAATTTTCTCTAAAAGTGTCAAATCTCATCCTTTAGAAATTTTCTTGATTATCATTATTGGAGGATTTCTCTTTGGAGTAACGGGAATGGTGGTTGCTGTACCTGGGTATACGGCTCTAAAGGTAATTTTAAAGGAATTTCTTGCCGAAAATAAAATAGTGAAATCACTCACCAAAAACATATAG
- a CDS encoding THUMP-like domain-containing protein, whose translation MNIKILNREVQEFIKDNLTIDIPTFLLKKPVFEGISQQELAQQILSKKKCEKKLPTWFETPRIYYPPTLSIEQTSSELTALYKATLVQGSLIDITGGFGVDCYYFSQVCNTVTHCEINEELSEIAAYNSKLLNTKNISFITNDGISYISSSNAFFQWIYVDPSRRHDSKGKVFLLSDCIPNVVEHLQTLFAHSHNILIKTSPLLDIQNGLKELTHVKEIHIVAVQNETKEMLWVLKKNTNNTGQLQVVHSANQDSSTIIKAVNLLPNNEESTFSFTLEEEQNGQATYDAPKNFLYEPNSALLKAGAFQTISKRFKIDKLHKHSHLYTSEKRIDFPGRVFRIVEVMPFNKKNVKKQLQNTKAHITTRNFPDSADSLRKNYKIKDGGDLFLFFTTNLKDEKIIIICTK comes from the coding sequence TTGAATATAAAAATATTAAATAGGGAAGTACAGGAATTTATAAAGGACAATTTAACAATTGATATCCCAACCTTTTTGCTCAAAAAGCCAGTTTTTGAAGGAATAAGCCAACAAGAACTGGCCCAACAAATTCTTTCAAAGAAAAAATGTGAAAAAAAATTACCCACCTGGTTTGAAACACCCCGAATCTATTATCCACCAACGCTATCAATAGAGCAGACTTCTTCGGAATTAACGGCGCTTTACAAAGCTACCTTAGTGCAAGGATCACTTATAGACATTACAGGAGGATTCGGTGTAGACTGCTACTATTTTTCTCAAGTATGTAACACAGTAACGCATTGTGAAATAAATGAAGAACTATCAGAAATTGCAGCTTATAATTCCAAATTGCTAAACACCAAAAATATTAGCTTTATTACCAATGACGGCATATCATATATCAGTTCCTCTAACGCCTTCTTCCAATGGATTTATGTAGATCCTTCTAGAAGACATGACAGCAAAGGAAAAGTTTTTCTGCTTTCAGATTGTATACCAAATGTCGTTGAACACCTACAAACACTATTTGCCCATTCGCATAATATCCTTATTAAAACATCTCCTTTATTAGATATACAAAATGGCCTAAAGGAACTTACCCATGTGAAAGAAATACATATTGTGGCAGTGCAAAATGAGACTAAAGAAATGTTATGGGTACTGAAAAAAAACACCAATAACACGGGACAATTACAAGTAGTTCACTCGGCTAATCAGGACTCCTCTACCATAATTAAAGCAGTCAACCTGTTACCCAATAATGAGGAATCAACTTTTAGTTTTACACTTGAAGAAGAACAAAACGGACAAGCGACCTATGACGCTCCAAAAAACTTTCTTTATGAACCCAATAGTGCATTACTTAAGGCCGGCGCCTTTCAAACTATTTCAAAACGATTTAAAATAGATAAACTACATAAACATTCCCACCTCTACACCAGTGAAAAAAGGATAGATTTCCCCGGGAGAGTATTTCGAATCGTAGAAGTAATGCCTTTCAACAAAAAAAATGTAAAAAAACAGCTCCAAAATACTAAGGCTCATATTACCACTAGAAATTTCCCGGATAGTGCTGATAGTCTGAGAAAAAACTACAAGATTAAAGACGGAGGTGACCTCTTTTTATTCTTCACCACCAACCTTAAAGATGAAAAAATAATTATAATATGTACTAAATAG
- a CDS encoding DUF4382 domain-containing protein, protein MKINSFLPKGTHMMGAMLAMSTAFVFTSCSDDNSDTEGHLALKAQASYENNLLARTFSNVTLTDVLVNIREIEFEIDDDMYDDMDDDDMYDDDGFFDSDDEIELQGPFELNLLANENAIEVTNISVPNNTYEEIEFEIGKSTNINSELYNKSILIKGSIGDTPFVFWHNIDEEVEVDFEDTARDIVIDGGNNSIVINFDLNQIFGAASGIDFSSATDGNADGTIEISPTDSDGNNDLADAIRAKIKDVIDLLDD, encoded by the coding sequence ATGAAAATTAATTCATTTTTACCAAAAGGCACACACATGATGGGTGCTATGCTTGCAATGTCAACTGCATTTGTTTTCACTTCTTGTAGCGATGACAATTCAGATACCGAAGGACATTTAGCACTTAAGGCACAAGCCAGCTATGAGAATAATCTTTTAGCACGTACCTTCAGTAATGTTACCCTTACAGATGTTTTAGTTAATATTCGTGAAATCGAATTCGAAATTGATGACGATATGTACGACGATATGGATGACGATGACATGTATGATGACGATGGATTCTTTGACAGTGATGATGAAATCGAACTTCAAGGTCCTTTCGAATTAAACCTACTTGCCAATGAGAATGCCATCGAAGTTACCAACATCTCTGTTCCCAACAACACCTACGAAGAAATTGAATTCGAAATCGGAAAAAGCACCAATATCAACAGCGAACTTTACAACAAAAGTATCCTTATCAAAGGAAGCATTGGTGATACTCCTTTTGTATTCTGGCACAATATTGATGAAGAAGTAGAAGTAGATTTTGAAGATACAGCAAGAGATATTGTCATAGACGGAGGCAACAATTCTATTGTTATTAATTTTGACCTAAACCAAATCTTTGGAGCGGCTTCAGGAATAGACTTCTCAAGCGCTACTGATGGAAATGCAGATGGAACTATCGAAATTAGCCCAACTGATTCAGACGGGAATAACGACTTAGCTGACGCTATTCGTGCAAAAATAAAAGATGTTATCGATCTATTAGACGACTAA
- a CDS encoding M15 family metallopeptidase: MKKRAIYLLVIFFMAVGCQEKTSKRSGAKVESTKNDTITLTEERVKEQPKVKMFTVEEDTTFVLLTDYSDDFVFDMKYATEDNFLKSKVYDCDECYVRTLTAKALIAANAEFMKMGYRIKFFDCYRPLDVQKKMWKIFPNPIYVADPALGSIHNRGGAVDITLVDLEGNELDMGTTFDFFGKEAHHAYQGFSSEVLSNRKLLKETMEKHGFLSITSEWWHYNLKALSRATVANFKWNCDI, from the coding sequence ATGAAAAAACGAGCTATTTATCTTTTAGTCATCTTTTTTATGGCTGTTGGTTGTCAAGAAAAGACTTCTAAGAGGAGTGGTGCGAAAGTTGAGAGTACGAAGAATGATACGATCACTCTTACTGAAGAAAGGGTAAAAGAGCAGCCTAAGGTGAAAATGTTTACTGTAGAAGAGGATACTACTTTTGTGTTATTGACTGATTACAGTGATGATTTTGTATTCGATATGAAGTATGCCACGGAGGATAATTTTTTAAAATCTAAGGTGTATGATTGTGATGAATGTTATGTGAGAACATTAACCGCTAAGGCTCTGATAGCTGCCAATGCAGAATTTATGAAAATGGGATACCGTATCAAATTCTTCGATTGTTATAGACCACTTGATGTTCAAAAAAAAATGTGGAAGATATTCCCAAATCCTATTTATGTCGCTGATCCAGCACTTGGTTCGATTCATAACAGGGGGGGAGCAGTAGATATCACCCTGGTTGATTTGGAAGGTAATGAATTAGATATGGGAACTACATTTGATTTTTTTGGGAAGGAAGCTCATCATGCCTACCAGGGATTTTCTTCCGAAGTTCTCTCTAATAGAAAACTGCTTAAGGAAACTATGGAAAAACATGGTTTTTTGTCGATTACCAGCGAATGGTGGCATTATAATTTAAAAGCGCTATCAAGGGCTACTGTAGCTAATTTTAAATGGAATTGTGACATATAG
- a CDS encoding type B 50S ribosomal protein L31 gives MKKGLHPENYRLVAFKDMSNEDVFITKSTADTKETIEIDGVEYPLVKMEISRTSHPYYTGKSKLIDTAGRIDKFKSKYAKFNK, from the coding sequence ATGAAAAAAGGTCTACACCCGGAAAATTATAGATTGGTAGCTTTTAAAGACATGTCCAATGAGGATGTTTTTATCACTAAGTCTACAGCTGATACAAAAGAAACTATTGAGATTGACGGTGTTGAGTATCCGTTGGTGAAAATGGAGATTTCTAGAACTTCTCACCCATACTATACCGGTAAATCTAAGCTTATTGATACTGCTGGACGTATCGACAAGTTTAAGAGCAAATACGCTAAATTCAACAAGTAA
- a CDS encoding DUF4199 domain-containing protein encodes MEQQVNSKKIILNNGLYLGLATVALSIIMYVTNMIYDQNWIVGLISFILMIVFIAMGIKAFKAQNNGYLSLSQGLKVGLGIALISSIVAVVYNLIFLNFIEPEFMTKMLEMQQQKMIETNPNLTQQQLDMAAEMGKKFSSPAITSAISIISSLFFGFIISLIASLAMKKTEDSF; translated from the coding sequence ATGGAGCAACAAGTTAATTCTAAAAAGATCATTCTTAACAACGGACTTTATCTAGGTCTAGCCACCGTAGCCCTCTCAATTATTATGTATGTAACCAATATGATTTATGATCAAAATTGGATTGTAGGGCTTATCAGCTTTATCTTAATGATTGTATTCATCGCAATGGGTATCAAGGCCTTTAAAGCTCAAAATAATGGATATCTTTCCTTATCTCAGGGTCTAAAAGTTGGTTTAGGAATTGCATTGATTTCATCTATTGTAGCAGTAGTTTATAACCTTATATTTCTTAATTTTATTGAGCCGGAATTCATGACAAAAATGTTGGAAATGCAGCAACAAAAGATGATTGAAACTAATCCAAATCTCACCCAACAACAATTAGATATGGCAGCAGAAATGGGTAAAAAATTCTCTTCCCCAGCCATTACTTCCGCGATTTCAATTATCTCTTCGTTGTTTTTTGGTTTTATCATTTCACTTATCGCCTCTTTGGCAATGAAAAAAACCGAAGACTCGTTCTAA
- a CDS encoding glycosyltransferase family 2 protein translates to MNISVVIPLLNEEESIKELYDWIAVVLQSNHFSYELIFIDDGSIDSSWQQIEVISQSDPRVKGIRFLKNYGKSQALHAGFEVAQGDVVITMDADLQDNPEEIPELYRLITQEGFDLVSGWKKKRYDSVLTKNMPSKLFNWAARRTSGLHLHDFNCGLKAYQNKVIKNIDVHGEMHRYIPVLAKNAGFNRITEKVVQHQARKYGQTKFGVERFINGFLDLITIWFISRFGKQPMHLFGALGVLMFFIGSIFTAYLGIDKLFINPTGRLLTERPQFYIALTTMIIGTQFFLAGFLGEMVLQSRRNEARYKIAETTSKS, encoded by the coding sequence ATGAATATATCGGTAGTTATTCCGCTTTTAAACGAAGAAGAATCTATAAAAGAACTATATGATTGGATTGCAGTAGTACTGCAATCCAATCATTTTTCATATGAACTTATTTTTATTGATGACGGCAGTATTGATTCCTCATGGCAACAAATTGAAGTTATTTCTCAAAGTGATCCGAGAGTTAAAGGAATTCGATTTTTAAAAAACTATGGAAAATCACAAGCCTTACATGCCGGTTTTGAAGTTGCACAAGGTGATGTTGTAATCACCATGGATGCTGATCTTCAAGACAACCCTGAAGAAATTCCTGAACTTTATAGACTCATCACTCAGGAGGGTTTTGACCTGGTATCTGGATGGAAAAAGAAAAGATATGATTCTGTACTCACCAAGAACATGCCTTCCAAACTGTTCAATTGGGCAGCTCGTCGAACTTCAGGTCTTCACCTACATGACTTCAATTGTGGGCTAAAAGCATATCAAAACAAGGTTATAAAGAATATAGATGTACACGGCGAAATGCATCGATATATACCTGTACTTGCCAAAAATGCCGGTTTTAATCGTATTACTGAAAAAGTAGTTCAACATCAGGCTCGTAAATATGGGCAAACCAAATTTGGCGTTGAACGCTTTATAAATGGCTTCCTAGACCTCATTACCATCTGGTTTATTTCTCGATTTGGAAAACAACCCATGCACCTCTTTGGCGCCTTAGGTGTTTTAATGTTTTTCATTGGAAGTATTTTTACAGCATACCTTGGAATAGATAAATTATTTATTAACCCAACGGGTAGACTTCTAACCGAAAGACCTCAGTTTTACATCGCACTTACGACTATGATCATTGGGACGCAATTTTTTCTGGCTGGTTTTCTTGGAGAAATGGTTCTCCAATCAAGGCGAAATGAGGCCCGGTACAAAATAGCCGAGACCACATCAAAGTCTTAA
- a CDS encoding phospho-sugar mutase, whose amino-acid sequence MNTSVTTIAQTWLTDTFDNETRNEVAQLIANNPQELQERFYKNLEFGTGGMRGIMGVGTNRINKYTLGRNTQSLSNYLKKVYPQDTIKVAIAYDCRHNSQSLAQIVSDVFSANGIQVYLFEQLRPTPELSFSVKHLGCHCGIVLTASHNPPEYNGYKVYWTDGGQLVPPQDAEIIQEIESIDFSDIKFESQPSLITLIGQEVDEAFITASLKNGSFNTAGRENLKIVFTSLHGTSITIIPEVLKRAGYDQLHIVSEQATPDGNFPTVKSPNPEEPEALTMALSQAEEINADMVIGTDPDSDRLGVAVRNLEGKMILLNGNQTMVLMTNFLLNQWKTKGLKGNEFIGSTIVSTPMMLSLAEAYGIDCKVGLTGFKWIAKMIKDHPHQPFIGGGEESFGFMVGDFVRDKDAVTASLLACEMAAQAKASGSSLYETLIQMYIDFGFYKERLISLTKKGISGQEEINHMMIQLRNNPLKEIGGSKIVRIEDYKSSIATDILSGATSTIDVPKSNVLIYYTEDGSKIAARPSGTEPKIKFYFSVNTQMKSIDDFASTEQMLETKIDTIIKQMKLD is encoded by the coding sequence ATGAATACCTCTGTTACCACGATAGCGCAGACATGGCTGACTGACACATTTGACAATGAGACACGTAATGAAGTAGCGCAATTAATAGCCAACAACCCACAAGAATTACAAGAACGTTTTTATAAAAATTTAGAATTTGGTACCGGAGGTATGCGCGGTATTATGGGGGTTGGAACCAACCGTATTAATAAATACACCCTTGGCCGAAACACCCAAAGTCTTAGCAATTACCTTAAAAAAGTGTATCCACAAGACACCATTAAAGTAGCCATTGCTTATGACTGCCGCCACAATTCCCAATCCCTTGCCCAAATAGTTTCCGATGTTTTCTCAGCCAATGGGATTCAGGTGTATCTATTTGAGCAATTACGCCCTACACCGGAGTTATCTTTTTCCGTTAAACATTTAGGATGTCATTGTGGTATTGTTCTGACCGCCTCACATAATCCCCCTGAATACAATGGATACAAAGTATATTGGACCGATGGTGGACAACTAGTACCCCCGCAAGATGCTGAAATTATTCAAGAAATTGAATCCATTGATTTTAGCGATATAAAATTTGAATCTCAACCCTCTCTTATCACATTAATTGGTCAAGAAGTAGACGAAGCATTTATAACTGCTTCATTAAAAAACGGATCTTTTAATACCGCTGGAAGAGAGAATCTAAAAATAGTTTTTACTTCATTACACGGCACTTCTATTACCATCATCCCTGAAGTTTTAAAACGAGCAGGCTATGACCAATTACATATTGTATCAGAACAAGCTACACCCGATGGTAATTTTCCAACTGTAAAATCTCCCAATCCAGAAGAACCCGAGGCACTAACAATGGCTTTAAGCCAAGCAGAAGAAATTAATGCTGATATGGTTATTGGAACAGATCCAGACAGTGATAGATTAGGTGTTGCCGTTAGAAACCTTGAAGGAAAAATGATCCTTCTTAATGGAAACCAAACAATGGTCCTAATGACTAATTTCTTATTAAACCAATGGAAAACCAAAGGTTTAAAAGGGAATGAATTCATAGGATCGACCATTGTGTCTACCCCAATGATGCTCTCTCTTGCAGAAGCCTATGGTATCGACTGTAAAGTTGGTCTGACCGGTTTTAAATGGATCGCTAAAATGATAAAAGACCATCCCCACCAGCCTTTTATAGGTGGTGGCGAAGAAAGTTTTGGCTTTATGGTTGGTGATTTTGTTCGTGATAAAGATGCGGTTACGGCTTCTCTACTTGCCTGTGAAATGGCAGCTCAAGCTAAGGCCTCAGGTAGTTCCCTATATGAGACGCTTATTCAAATGTATATAGACTTTGGATTCTACAAGGAACGGCTTATTTCGCTTACTAAAAAAGGAATAAGTGGTCAAGAAGAAATTAATCATATGATGATTCAATTACGAAACAACCCATTAAAGGAAATTGGCGGTTCAAAAATTGTTCGTATTGAAGATTACAAATCATCTATAGCCACAGATATACTAAGTGGTGCAACATCCACCATTGATGTTCCCAAGTCCAATGTATTAATATATTACACCGAAGATGGTAGTAAAATTGCAGCCCGACCTAGTGGTACGGAACCTAAAATTAAATTTTACTTTAGTGTAAACACCCAAATGAAAAGTATCGATGATTTTGCTTCAACAGAACAAATGTTGGAAACTAAAATTGACACCATAATTAAACAAATGAAATTAGATTAA
- a CDS encoding ABC transporter ATP-binding protein: MNYFKKILLFITPYKKYAYLNIFFNVLYALFSALSFVALIPMLNVLFEESERLYTKPVYEGLGGLKDYIGSYLNYQVSMYAGEDEMKALVLVIALVIFLFLLKNIFNYLAMFFITFLRNGVLKDIRNKLYAKITELPISYYSEKRKGDIMARITSDVLEIQHSILSILELIVREPLTIVFTILVMFGISTKLTLFVFIFIPISGIIISRIGKTLKRKSDKVQKESGEFLSIVEETLGGLRIVKAFNAEKLFIDKFQHSTNRFFRFSNSLLNRQNLASPTSEFLGILIIAVLLWFGGSMVLIEKTLNASEFIAYMGLAYNILTPAKAISKAVYGVRKGDAAAARVMEVLETENTIKDSPNAIDKASFESAINLTNVSFKYEDEFVLKNFSLQIPKGKTVALVGQSGSGKSTIANLITRFYDVNEGTIDIDGVNIKQISKTSLRSLMGIVSQDSILFNDTVANNIRLGKPNATEEELIEATQIANAYEFIKELPDEMQTNIGDSGGKLSGGQKQRLSIARAVLKNPPIMILDEATSALDTESEKLVQTALENMMKNRTSIVIAHRLSTIQNADLIVVMQKGEIVEQGTHNELLALKGSYHKLVAMQSFS, translated from the coding sequence ATGAACTACTTTAAAAAAATACTTCTTTTTATAACACCCTACAAGAAATATGCGTATCTGAATATTTTTTTCAACGTACTATATGCCTTGTTTAGTGCCCTTTCATTTGTTGCTCTTATCCCTATGCTTAATGTTCTTTTCGAAGAAAGTGAGCGTCTTTACACAAAACCAGTCTATGAAGGTTTAGGAGGATTGAAAGACTATATTGGATCTTATCTTAATTATCAGGTTTCTATGTATGCCGGAGAAGATGAGATGAAGGCGTTGGTACTAGTAATAGCTCTGGTTATTTTTCTATTTCTTCTTAAAAACATATTCAATTATTTGGCTATGTTTTTTATCACATTTCTACGTAATGGGGTTCTTAAAGATATTCGCAATAAGTTGTATGCGAAAATAACTGAGCTCCCAATATCCTATTATTCAGAAAAAAGAAAAGGTGACATAATGGCCAGAATCACCTCAGATGTACTGGAGATTCAACATTCAATTCTATCTATTCTGGAACTTATAGTTCGCGAACCGCTTACTATTGTATTTACCATTCTGGTCATGTTTGGGATTAGCACCAAGCTAACTTTATTTGTGTTTATTTTCATTCCGATCTCAGGGATTATCATTTCCAGAATTGGTAAAACACTTAAACGAAAGTCAGACAAGGTTCAAAAAGAATCTGGGGAATTTCTATCTATAGTTGAAGAAACATTAGGAGGTCTACGAATTGTAAAAGCCTTCAATGCAGAAAAGCTATTTATTGACAAATTCCAACATTCAACCAATCGCTTTTTTAGATTTTCAAATAGTTTATTAAATAGGCAAAATCTAGCATCACCCACCAGCGAATTTCTGGGTATCCTCATAATTGCAGTATTGCTTTGGTTTGGTGGCTCCATGGTTCTAATTGAAAAAACACTAAATGCATCAGAATTCATAGCCTATATGGGGTTGGCCTATAATATTCTCACTCCCGCTAAAGCCATTAGTAAGGCAGTTTATGGTGTAAGGAAAGGAGATGCTGCAGCAGCTCGAGTAATGGAGGTTTTAGAAACGGAGAATACTATCAAAGATAGCCCTAATGCTATCGATAAAGCATCCTTCGAAAGTGCTATAAACCTAACTAACGTTTCGTTCAAATATGAAGACGAATTCGTCTTGAAAAACTTTTCGTTACAAATACCAAAAGGAAAGACAGTCGCTTTAGTTGGTCAATCTGGTAGTGGAAAAAGCACTATAGCCAATTTGATTACCCGCTTTTATGATGTGAATGAAGGAACTATTGATATCGATGGTGTAAACATTAAGCAAATTTCCAAAACCTCACTGCGAAGCCTTATGGGCATAGTATCTCAAGATTCTATTTTATTTAACGATACAGTGGCAAACAATATTAGACTTGGCAAACCAAATGCAACCGAAGAAGAGTTAATTGAGGCTACCCAAATAGCTAATGCCTACGAATTTATTAAAGAATTACCAGACGAAATGCAGACCAACATTGGAGATTCTGGAGGAAAACTTAGTGGTGGCCAAAAGCAACGTCTTAGTATTGCTAGAGCCGTCCTAAAGAATCCACCGATAATGATTCTAGATGAAGCAACTTCAGCATTGGATACCGAAAGTGAGAAATTAGTTCAAACAGCGCTGGAAAACATGATGAAAAACAGGACTTCAATTGTAATCGCTCATAGACTTTCCACCATACAAAATGCTGATTTAATTGTGGTCATGCAAAAAGGAGAAATAGTAGAACAAGGAACACATAATGAATTACTTGCATTAAAAGGATCATACCATAAGTTAGTGGCTATGCAATCTTTTAGTTAA
- a CDS encoding RNA polymerase sigma factor, producing MNNESLFIEQLQDPKRSDIAFKKLVSDYQERLYWHIRRMVINHDDADDVLQNTFIKVFRSIHSFKGESSLYSWMYRIATNEAITFINQRAKKNNVSNEQWQMQAVDNLEADSYFEGDEIAYKLQKAIATLPEKQRIVFNMKYFEALKYEQMSEILDTSIGALKASYHHAVKKIEEYLSKD from the coding sequence TTGAACAACGAATCACTATTTATAGAGCAACTTCAAGATCCAAAAAGAAGTGATATTGCCTTTAAAAAGCTAGTTTCTGATTATCAGGAACGACTTTACTGGCACATAAGAAGAATGGTGATAAACCACGACGATGCCGATGACGTCTTACAAAATACATTTATAAAGGTGTTCAGAAGCATACATTCTTTTAAAGGAGAGAGCTCCCTGTACTCTTGGATGTATCGGATTGCTACTAATGAAGCCATCACTTTCATAAACCAAAGAGCTAAAAAGAATAATGTATCCAATGAACAATGGCAAATGCAGGCGGTCGACAATCTGGAAGCCGACAGCTACTTCGAAGGTGATGAGATAGCCTATAAACTTCAGAAAGCGATTGCAACATTACCAGAAAAGCAACGTATTGTTTTTAATATGAAATATTTTGAGGCCTTAAAGTATGAACAAATGTCTGAAATCCTAGACACTTCAATAGGAGCATTAAAAGCCTCCTATCATCACGCCGTAAAAAAAATAGAAGAATATTTATCTAAGGATTAA